From a region of the Rhodococcus sp. 4CII genome:
- a CDS encoding amino acid permease — translation MDSTVPEDTDSSGLGKGLKRRHMNLIALGGVIGAGLFVGSGVVIGGAGPAAIVSFLLAGIITLLIMRMLAEMAVARPVVGSFYVYARQALGRRAGFATGWMYWYFFVIVVAVEAIAGGRILQLWVPMVPLWLLSLGLMLLLTATNMVSARSYGEFEYWFSSIKVVAIVLFLGMGALWITGLWPDSTPGLGNLVSHGGFTPLGWGAVLAAVVPCVAFYTGAEIVTIAAAESEEPKRAVARAMRSIVARIVTFYVGSIFVVVTIQPWDTESVGVSPYASVLEVLGIPGVATIMNFIVLTAVLSCLNSALYTTSRMLFALTRNGDAPAFFTKLSRNGVPRRAILLGTTIGYVSVACTYVWGDIVFNFLVNSYGAVALFVYLLIAISQVVLRRRLEREDPAALQLRMWLFPWLSYATIALMATVILAMAFLPTTRSQFLMSGLTLIAILIAYEVRRWMGTAGVDAESLSPAAPIGSSAESAESDEPDVPDAETERRGTPMQG, via the coding sequence GATTGTTCGTGGGCAGCGGAGTCGTCATCGGTGGCGCGGGTCCCGCCGCGATCGTCTCGTTTCTCCTCGCCGGCATCATCACGTTGCTGATCATGCGGATGCTGGCGGAGATGGCGGTGGCCAGGCCGGTAGTCGGATCTTTCTACGTCTACGCCCGCCAGGCGCTCGGGCGTCGGGCCGGGTTCGCCACGGGGTGGATGTACTGGTACTTCTTCGTGATCGTCGTCGCGGTCGAAGCCATCGCCGGCGGCCGGATCCTGCAACTCTGGGTGCCCATGGTTCCGCTGTGGCTCCTGAGTCTGGGGCTGATGCTCCTGCTGACGGCCACCAACATGGTCTCCGCCCGTTCCTACGGCGAGTTCGAATACTGGTTCTCCTCCATCAAGGTGGTCGCGATCGTCCTGTTCCTCGGGATGGGTGCCCTGTGGATCACCGGACTGTGGCCCGACTCCACACCGGGACTGGGCAACCTCGTGAGTCACGGAGGGTTCACCCCGCTGGGCTGGGGTGCGGTGCTCGCCGCGGTCGTCCCCTGCGTCGCCTTCTACACGGGCGCCGAGATCGTGACGATCGCGGCAGCCGAGTCGGAAGAGCCGAAACGTGCTGTTGCCCGGGCCATGCGGTCGATCGTCGCGCGGATCGTGACGTTCTACGTCGGTTCGATCTTCGTGGTCGTCACCATCCAGCCGTGGGACACCGAGAGTGTCGGTGTGAGCCCGTACGCGTCGGTGCTCGAAGTGCTCGGAATTCCCGGTGTGGCCACGATCATGAACTTCATCGTCCTCACCGCGGTCCTGTCCTGCCTGAACTCCGCGCTGTACACCACGTCCCGGATGTTGTTCGCGCTCACCCGGAACGGCGACGCGCCCGCGTTCTTCACCAAGCTGTCCCGCAACGGTGTGCCGCGTCGTGCGATCCTGCTCGGCACCACCATCGGGTACGTTTCCGTCGCCTGCACGTACGTGTGGGGCGACATCGTCTTCAACTTCCTCGTCAACTCCTACGGTGCTGTCGCGCTCTTCGTGTACCTCCTTATCGCCATCTCCCAGGTGGTGCTCCGCCGGCGGCTCGAGCGCGAAGATCCTGCGGCACTGCAACTCCGGATGTGGTTGTTCCCGTGGCTGAGCTACGCGACCATCGCGCTGATGGCCACGGTCATCCTCGCGATGGCCTTCCTGCCGACCACCCGCTCGCAGTTCCTCATGAGTGGTCTGACGTTGATCGCCATCCTGATCGCATACGAGGTGCGCCGGTGGATGGGAACGGCCGGCGTCGACGCCGAATCGCTGTCCCCGGCGGCCCCGATCGGCTCGTCGGCCGAGTCGGCCGAGTCGGACGAGCCGGACGTGCCGGACGCCGAGACCGAGAGGCGCGGCACCCCTATGCAGGGGTGA
- the uvrA gene encoding excinuclease ABC subunit UvrA has product MPTFDPTRPAEPRPHVGFGGVEVFDASEHNLAHVDVFIPRDVIVAFTGVSGSGKSSLAFGTIYAEAQRRFLESVTPYARRLMDQIGAPKVGDITGLPPAVALQQARGHTSVRSSVGTLTHISNVLRMLFSRAGTYPPGAAVLDSNAFSPNTPEGGCPACHGLGRTHDVDVDALVPDPSLSIRDGAVAAWPGAWLGKNYRDILDTLGIDVDRPWSELPADQRNWILTTDEQPTVTVSPVRDPGKMVRDYQGTFSSARTYVLHTFATTKSAAQRTKVGRYLLSRPCSACDGKRLRPEALAVRFAGLDVAEATELSLSDLAAVLETAVGPGDSGASDATEQAAVALVDNLLGRLGGLSELGLGYLSLGRSTTTLSPGELQRLRLATQLQSGLFGVLYVLDEPSAGLHPADTEALVTAVRRLRASGNSVFVIEHNLDVVRAADWIVDVGPGPGEHGGRVLYSGAVDGLAQVAESVTRRYLFDAAPRHRSPDRPSGWIELAGITMHNLRDLTVQIPLGVLTAVTGVSGSGKSTLVSRVLTDVVSQHLGVDTDPGTETSGEESEDFTTAVADARDSNSEPTVVATHGLGHLDRLVRVDQTPIGRTPRSNLATYTGLFDVIRKLFAADPTARERGYRPGRFSFNVAGGRCEECEGAGSITVGMLFLPEASAPCPTCGGARYNADTLEILVDGRTIADVLAMTVDEARAFLAHVPAATKSLSMLVEVGLGYLRLGQSATTLSGGEAQRVKLATELQRIRSGHTLYVLDEPTTGLHPADVDRLMEVLRRLVDAGNTVVLVEHDMSVVSSADWMIDLGPGGGDDGGRIVAAGPPASVAGTAGSATAAYLARHLTPA; this is encoded by the coding sequence GTGCCCACCTTCGATCCCACGCGACCGGCCGAACCGAGACCGCACGTGGGGTTCGGCGGGGTCGAGGTATTCGATGCCAGCGAACACAACCTCGCCCACGTCGACGTGTTCATTCCCCGGGACGTGATCGTCGCTTTCACCGGTGTCTCGGGATCGGGCAAGTCGTCGCTGGCATTCGGCACCATCTACGCCGAGGCACAGCGACGCTTCCTCGAGTCGGTCACGCCGTACGCGCGCCGGTTGATGGATCAGATCGGCGCCCCCAAGGTCGGGGACATCACCGGGCTCCCACCGGCGGTCGCGTTGCAGCAGGCCCGCGGTCACACGTCCGTCCGATCGTCGGTCGGCACCCTCACCCACATCTCGAACGTGCTGCGCATGCTGTTCTCCCGCGCCGGGACGTACCCGCCGGGCGCCGCGGTCCTGGACTCGAACGCCTTCTCGCCCAACACCCCCGAGGGCGGCTGCCCGGCCTGCCACGGACTCGGCCGCACCCACGACGTCGACGTCGACGCACTGGTACCGGACCCGAGCCTGAGCATCCGCGACGGCGCGGTCGCGGCCTGGCCCGGCGCCTGGCTGGGAAAGAACTACCGCGACATCCTCGACACGCTCGGAATCGACGTGGACCGGCCCTGGTCCGAGCTTCCGGCCGATCAGCGGAACTGGATCCTCACCACCGACGAACAACCCACGGTCACCGTGTCGCCGGTGCGCGACCCCGGAAAGATGGTCCGCGACTACCAGGGAACGTTCTCGAGTGCGCGCACCTACGTCCTCCACACGTTCGCGACGACGAAGAGCGCGGCCCAGCGCACGAAGGTCGGCCGCTATTTACTGTCCCGCCCCTGCAGCGCGTGCGACGGCAAGCGGTTGCGGCCGGAGGCGCTGGCGGTGAGGTTCGCCGGCCTCGATGTGGCCGAGGCCACCGAGCTGTCCCTGTCGGATCTGGCCGCGGTCCTCGAAACCGCCGTCGGCCCTGGCGATTCCGGAGCCTCCGATGCGACGGAACAGGCGGCGGTGGCGTTGGTGGACAACCTTCTCGGACGCCTCGGCGGGCTGTCCGAGCTCGGGCTCGGATACCTGAGCCTCGGCCGATCGACCACGACGCTCTCGCCGGGGGAACTCCAGCGACTCCGGTTGGCAACCCAGCTGCAGTCGGGCCTGTTCGGGGTGCTGTACGTACTCGACGAACCGTCCGCGGGCCTGCATCCCGCCGACACCGAGGCGCTGGTCACCGCCGTGCGGCGACTGCGTGCGTCGGGGAACTCCGTCTTCGTCATCGAACACAACCTCGACGTCGTCCGGGCGGCCGACTGGATCGTCGACGTCGGTCCCGGTCCGGGAGAGCACGGCGGGCGGGTACTGTACAGCGGCGCGGTGGACGGTCTCGCACAGGTGGCCGAATCAGTCACTCGCCGTTACCTTTTCGATGCAGCCCCCCGCCATCGGTCACCGGACCGGCCGAGCGGGTGGATCGAGCTCGCCGGCATCACCATGCACAACCTGCGGGATCTGACCGTGCAGATACCGCTCGGGGTGCTCACCGCCGTCACCGGGGTGTCCGGTTCGGGAAAGTCCACCCTCGTCAGCCGGGTGCTCACCGATGTCGTCTCCCAGCACCTCGGCGTCGACACCGATCCCGGCACCGAGACCTCGGGGGAGGAATCCGAGGACTTCACGACCGCGGTCGCGGACGCCCGCGACAGCAACTCCGAGCCGACGGTCGTGGCCACGCACGGGCTCGGGCACCTCGACCGACTCGTGCGAGTGGACCAGACCCCCATCGGGCGGACGCCACGCTCCAATCTCGCGACCTACACGGGCCTGTTCGACGTGATCCGGAAACTGTTCGCCGCCGACCCCACGGCCCGCGAACGGGGTTACCGGCCCGGCCGATTCTCGTTCAATGTCGCCGGCGGCCGCTGCGAGGAGTGCGAGGGAGCCGGGTCGATCACCGTCGGCATGCTGTTCCTGCCCGAAGCATCCGCACCCTGCCCGACCTGCGGCGGCGCACGGTACAACGCGGATACCCTCGAGATCCTCGTCGACGGCCGCACGATCGCCGACGTGCTCGCGATGACGGTCGACGAGGCCCGCGCATTCCTCGCCCATGTTCCTGCGGCGACGAAGAGCCTCAGCATGCTGGTCGAGGTCGGTCTCGGATACCTGAGACTCGGCCAATCGGCCACCACCCTGTCGGGCGGTGAAGCGCAACGCGTCAAGCTCGCCACCGAACTGCAGCGCATCCGATCCGGCCACACCCTCTACGTACTCGACGAACCCACCACCGGGCTACATCCGGCCGACGTCGACCGCCTCATGGAGGTGCTCCGCCGTCTCGTCGACGCGGGCAACACCGTCGTGCTGGTCGAACACGACATGTCGGTGGTGTCGTCGGCCGACTGGATGATCGATCTCGGGCCCGGCGGTGGAGACGACGGCGGCCGCATCGTCGCCGCGGGACCTCCGGCGAGCGTCGCCGGGACCGCCGGTTCCGCCACCGCCGCCTATCTCGCCCGGCACCTCACCCCTGCATAG
- a CDS encoding GntR family transcriptional regulator → MADEVLELEPLAPFAGRRMEQAIAAVRAAIDDGRMKPGVKYSVYQLAEGLGISRTPVRDALLRLEEVGLIKFEARQGFRILLPQPKEIAEIFAVRLALELPAVRKAATTASATLPDALLRQRRLMQDAAAVGDENGFARHDLGLHDLILDAADNGRARAIVKTLRETTRLLGATTAEQTRTLADIDTEHASIIDAIIAGDPVAAGAAMRTHLENTGKLLITQALRTAESTQSVDEIWSAVIP, encoded by the coding sequence GTGGCAGACGAAGTGCTCGAACTCGAACCGCTCGCCCCGTTCGCGGGACGACGGATGGAACAGGCGATCGCGGCCGTCCGAGCCGCCATCGACGACGGCCGCATGAAGCCGGGCGTGAAGTACTCGGTCTACCAACTCGCCGAGGGCCTGGGCATCTCCCGCACCCCGGTGCGGGACGCGCTCCTGCGGCTCGAAGAAGTGGGCCTCATCAAGTTCGAGGCCCGTCAGGGATTCCGCATCCTGCTGCCCCAGCCCAAGGAGATCGCCGAGATCTTCGCCGTCCGGCTGGCATTGGAACTGCCCGCGGTCCGCAAGGCCGCCACCACGGCGAGCGCCACGCTCCCGGACGCCCTGCTCCGGCAACGGCGTCTGATGCAGGATGCCGCCGCCGTCGGCGACGAAAACGGCTTCGCCCGTCACGATCTCGGACTGCACGACCTCATCCTCGACGCCGCGGACAACGGCCGCGCCCGGGCGATCGTCAAGACCCTCCGCGAGACCACCCGGCTCCTCGGCGCCACCACCGCCGAACAGACCCGGACCCTCGCCGACATCGACACCGAACACGCCTCCATCATCGACGCGATCATCGCCGGTGATCCGGTCGCAGCGGGGGCCGCCATGCGCACGCATCTGGAGAACACGGGGAAGCTTCTGATCACCCAGGCACTCCGCACAGCCGAATCCACCCAGTCCGTGGACGAGATCTGGTCTGCGGTCATCCCGTGA
- a CDS encoding glutamate ABC transporter substrate-binding protein, which yields MTSISRRTRDARRSRGGARGRYWAALVAAVSLGAACAAPAALPPPLAGDYSGYSLPDGAQILPPASSAPQPPPDPSSCGALSSLRPDPAVRPETASPGSALAAIRARGRLIVGTDQNTNLFSFRDPKTGTLQGFDIDLAREVARDLFGDPSKVEFRLLTSAGRFDALESNDVDLVIHATSITCERAARVGFSTVYFEAYQRLLVPEGSGISSPADLAGKRVCTFIDTTSLATIQRVAPTATIVGVPDWDDCLTTLQLGQADAASTDNSILAGLAAQDPNLEIVGPNLELEPYGIVANKNNDDLVRFVNGTLERLRTDGTWIRLYDKWLSLLGPATGPPAPSYRD from the coding sequence ATGACCAGCATCAGTCGACGAACCCGGGACGCGAGACGATCCCGCGGCGGCGCGCGTGGACGGTACTGGGCGGCGCTCGTCGCGGCAGTCTCGCTCGGTGCGGCCTGCGCGGCGCCGGCGGCCCTGCCCCCGCCCCTCGCCGGCGACTACTCCGGGTACTCACTACCGGACGGTGCCCAGATCCTGCCGCCCGCGAGCAGCGCCCCGCAGCCCCCGCCGGATCCCTCCTCCTGCGGCGCACTGTCGAGCCTGCGACCCGATCCCGCCGTCCGGCCGGAGACGGCTTCACCCGGTTCGGCGCTGGCCGCGATCCGCGCGCGCGGGCGGTTGATCGTCGGAACCGATCAGAACACGAACCTGTTCAGTTTCCGGGATCCGAAGACAGGCACACTGCAGGGGTTCGACATCGACCTGGCGAGGGAAGTTGCCCGCGACCTCTTCGGCGACCCGTCCAAGGTGGAATTCCGGCTGCTGACGTCTGCGGGCCGCTTCGACGCGCTCGAGAGCAACGACGTGGACCTCGTGATCCACGCCACCTCCATCACGTGCGAACGCGCTGCACGGGTCGGATTCTCCACCGTGTACTTCGAGGCGTATCAGCGACTGCTCGTCCCGGAAGGGTCCGGCATCTCCTCGCCCGCGGACCTGGCCGGCAAACGGGTGTGCACCTTTATCGACACCACCTCCCTCGCGACGATCCAGCGCGTGGCACCCACCGCGACGATCGTGGGCGTTCCCGACTGGGACGATTGCCTGACCACGTTGCAGCTGGGTCAGGCCGACGCGGCCAGCACCGACAACTCCATCCTCGCCGGCCTCGCGGCGCAGGATCCCAACCTCGAGATCGTCGGTCCGAACCTGGAACTGGAGCCGTACGGCATCGTCGCGAACAAGAACAACGACGATCTCGTGCGCTTCGTGAACGGGACACTCGAACGGCTACGCACGGACGGAACGTGGATTCGCTTGTACGACAAGTGGTTGAGCCTGCTGGGGCCGGCAACCGGTCCGCCCGCCCCGAGCTACCGCGACTGA